AATTGAAAATTTAGATCTGGAATATTTTACCATCGCTAGGGAAGTTGATCTAGAAACAGCACCTCCTGCTGAGATGCCGCAAAAAGGTCTTCGTGCTTTTGTAGTAGCTCACGTAGACGGCGTGCGTCTTATCGATAATATGAAGCTGTCTTAGTTCTATTTTATTGATAGGTACGCTTTCGCGAAAGCGAAATAATATTCCATTCACATCAAGTTAAAGGCTATCACTACATTGATAAGCTACAATTCATAGGATCAATTTAATAATTATACATAACTAAGGAGAATTGTATCTTTGCAACATGTTGATTACAGTCGTAAAATCCAAGATCCACAGGGTGAAAGTTACAGGCGCAGACCTGAATTACATAGGTAGCATCACAATTGATGAAGACCTTATGGATGGCGCAAACATCGTAGAGGGTGAAAAGGTTCAAATCGTTAATAACAATAACGGAAATAGATTAGAAACCTATGCCATTCCTGGCCCTAGAGGAAGCGGTGAAATAACCTTAAATGGTGCGGCTGCCCGCCTTGTATCAAAAGGAGATGTTTTGATCCTTATAACTTACGCGCAAATGACCATGGAAGAGGCAAAGGGCTTTAAGCCTACCTTGCTTTTTCCTAATGAGGAGGATAACACCCTTACCTAGAATTGAAAAACAAGCTTTTCAAAGTTTTAAAATGGGTTGTGCCTTTATTACTTGGTGCTTATCTCGTTTACCTTCCCTATTCCAGCTTCACAGATGAAGAAAGAACAGTAGTTTACAACAGTATAAAAGGAGCTGATTACTCATACGTGATTCTTAGTGTAATCATGGCGTTAGCGAGTCATCTTTCAAGGGCCTGGCGCTGGAATTACATGTTGTCTAAGTTTAAGAATCAGCCCAGCTTTTTGACTAATGTTGCTGCAATAGGCACGGGTTACATAGTGAATTTGTTTGTGCCCAGAGGAGGTGAGGTCGCTCGTGCTGGAGTGATTCGCAAAACTAATGGGATTTCCATGGATAGAGGTCTGGGAACGATAATAGCAGAGCGTGTTCTTGATCTCATTGTATTGCTCATTATTACCTGCATCGCCCTGTCGCTGGCAGCAGAAGAGCTTCTACCTTTTTTTTCTGAACGTTTAGAGGTATTACTCAATGAGACAGACATAAGAACTCTTGCTGTGTTCCTAATAGTTGTGGTTGTTCTTTTTGTAACATTTTACTGGGCAGCAAAGAGATTCAAAGTCTTTCAGCTAATTAAAAATTTTATCAGTGGATTGAAAGAAGGCTTCCAGACCATTTGGACAATGGAAAAGAAAATGCTTTACTTACTACATACATTATTCATTTGGGCGATGTATGTCCTCATGTTCTATGTA
This genomic interval from Nonlabens spongiae contains the following:
- the panD gene encoding aspartate 1-decarboxylase — translated: MLITVVKSKIHRVKVTGADLNYIGSITIDEDLMDGANIVEGEKVQIVNNNNGNRLETYAIPGPRGSGEITLNGAAARLVSKGDVLILITYAQMTMEEAKGFKPTLLFPNEEDNTLT
- a CDS encoding lysylphosphatidylglycerol synthase transmembrane domain-containing protein, which translates into the protein MPLLLGAYLVYLPYSSFTDEERTVVYNSIKGADYSYVILSVIMALASHLSRAWRWNYMLSKFKNQPSFLTNVAAIGTGYIVNLFVPRGGEVARAGVIRKTNGISMDRGLGTIIAERVLDLIVLLIITCIALSLAAEELLPFFSERLEVLLNETDIRTLAVFLIVVVVLFVTFYWAAKRFKVFQLIKNFISGLKEGFQTIWTMEKKMLYLLHTLFIWAMYVLMFYVCFHSLEGFDSIALPAVLSAFVAGSFSVAFVNGGFGAYPYLIAQVLLLFGYSEILGTSIGWILWLSQTLLVIVYGLISLMLISFNSRLFGK